Proteins from one Mycobacterium sp. SMC-2 genomic window:
- a CDS encoding CapA family protein, which produces MLGRGIDQILAHPGDPELREPYMRDARGYVQLAERANGPIARPVDWQWPWGELLPLLDEAAPHVRLINLETTITTGDDFAEGKAVCYRMHPDNLPALRALRPDVCALANNHILDFGLRGLTDTVTALAGAGIRGAGAGADLPAARQPAVVSISDGCRVLVSSVAMQSAGVPASWAARHDRPGVRLIRDSSVRDVADELAAEVLAHKGDGHVAIVSVHWGSNWGYGIAHSEIAFAHRLIDAGVDIVHGHSSHHPRPIEIYRGKPILYGCGDVIDDYEGIGGHESFRGDLRLLYLTRTDPASGELVSLQLIPLRVRQMRLERAARSDAEWLRATLEKTSSRFGTRVALQSDDLLEIKLVTRTG; this is translated from the coding sequence ATGCTCGGGCGAGGTATCGATCAGATCCTGGCCCACCCCGGTGACCCGGAATTGCGTGAGCCGTACATGCGTGATGCGCGCGGATATGTTCAGCTGGCCGAGCGAGCGAATGGGCCTATCGCGCGCCCGGTTGATTGGCAGTGGCCGTGGGGCGAGTTGTTGCCGCTCCTGGACGAGGCCGCGCCCCATGTGCGGCTGATCAACCTGGAGACAACGATCACCACAGGCGATGATTTCGCTGAAGGCAAAGCGGTTTGCTACCGCATGCACCCGGACAACCTGCCCGCCCTGAGGGCACTACGGCCGGACGTCTGCGCGCTGGCCAACAACCACATCCTCGATTTCGGTTTGCGGGGGCTGACGGACACGGTGACGGCTCTCGCCGGGGCGGGGATCCGGGGCGCCGGGGCCGGGGCCGACTTGCCGGCCGCACGTCAACCGGCCGTGGTCAGTATTTCCGATGGATGCCGGGTGCTCGTCAGCTCGGTGGCGATGCAGTCGGCCGGCGTCCCCGCGTCGTGGGCAGCGCGTCACGACCGGCCGGGGGTGCGGCTGATCCGGGATTCGTCGGTGCGAGACGTTGCCGACGAACTGGCGGCGGAGGTGCTGGCACACAAAGGTGACGGTCACGTCGCCATCGTTTCGGTGCACTGGGGATCCAATTGGGGTTACGGGATAGCGCACAGTGAGATCGCATTCGCGCACCGGTTGATCGATGCCGGCGTCGACATCGTCCACGGTCACTCCTCGCACCACCCCAGGCCCATTGAGATTTACCGCGGCAAACCGATCCTGTACGGCTGCGGGGACGTCATCGACGACTACGAGGGAATCGGTGGCCACGAGTCATTCCGCGGCGATCTCAGGTTGCTCTATCTGACCCGAACCGATCCCGCCAGTGGTGAACTGGTCTCGTTGCAGCTGATTCCACTGCGTGTGCGCCAGATGCGACTCGAGCGCGCGGCCCGAAGCGACGCCGAATGGCTGCGCGCGACGCTCGAGAAAACCAGCAGCCGGTTCGGGACTCGTGTCGCGCTGCAGTCCGACGACCTGCTGGAGATCAAGCTGGTCACTCGGACGGGCTGA
- a CDS encoding phosphoribosyltransferase family protein: MDRIDDGRGPLRQRLSGLRGDSRLFDDRVDAGRHLAQRLEFLRGEDIVVLGLPRGGVPVAYEVGKALQAPLDVLVVRKLGVPFQPELAFGAIGEDGVRVINDAVVREAHLSEDEMAAVEAKQRAELARRSDLFRSGHDRIPLAGKTAVIVDDGVATGATARAACQVARAEGASRVLLAVPIGGRDIFARFSGYADEVICLHTPEFFFAVGQGYRNFTQTSDDEVVALLDHARNGFREPSAAAAPDDPPLRDEDVRVGAGSVHVAGHLMVPEHPVGVVLFAHGSGSSRHSPRNRYVADVLNRAGLATLLVDLLTPDEERNRANVFDIDLLARRLIDVTGWLAGQPETAALPVGYFGASTGAGAALVAAADPRVTLAAVVSRGGRPDLAGAALARVHAPTLLIVGGRDDVVLELNRQAQARIPGECELTVVPGATHLFEEPGTLDQVAVLARDWFVDHMSQVASTPKP, from the coding sequence ATGGACCGTATCGATGACGGCAGGGGTCCGCTGCGGCAGCGGCTGTCTGGGTTGCGCGGCGATTCGAGATTGTTCGACGATCGCGTCGACGCAGGACGGCATCTCGCCCAGCGGCTGGAATTCCTGCGCGGCGAAGACATCGTGGTGCTGGGTCTACCGCGCGGCGGTGTGCCGGTGGCCTACGAGGTCGGCAAGGCGCTGCAGGCGCCGCTGGACGTGTTGGTGGTGCGCAAGCTCGGAGTCCCGTTCCAGCCCGAACTGGCGTTCGGCGCCATCGGTGAGGACGGGGTGCGGGTGATCAATGACGCCGTGGTGCGCGAAGCGCACTTGTCCGAGGACGAAATGGCCGCCGTGGAGGCGAAGCAGCGAGCCGAGCTGGCCCGCCGCTCGGACCTGTTCCGCAGCGGGCACGACCGGATCCCGCTGGCCGGAAAGACCGCGGTGATCGTCGACGACGGCGTGGCGACCGGCGCCACCGCCCGCGCCGCATGCCAGGTGGCCCGCGCCGAGGGCGCGAGCAGGGTGCTGTTGGCCGTACCGATCGGCGGACGCGACATCTTCGCACGGTTCTCCGGATACGCGGACGAGGTGATCTGCTTGCACACGCCCGAGTTCTTCTTCGCCGTCGGCCAGGGATACCGCAACTTCACCCAAACCTCTGACGACGAGGTGGTGGCGCTGCTCGATCACGCCCGGAACGGTTTCCGCGAGCCCTCGGCCGCTGCCGCGCCGGACGACCCCCCATTACGTGACGAGGATGTCCGAGTGGGTGCCGGTTCGGTGCACGTCGCCGGACACCTGATGGTCCCCGAGCATCCGGTCGGCGTGGTGCTGTTCGCCCACGGTAGTGGAAGCAGCCGCCACAGCCCCCGCAACCGCTACGTGGCCGATGTCCTGAACAGGGCGGGCCTTGCCACGCTGCTGGTTGACTTGCTCACCCCCGACGAGGAACGCAACCGCGCCAACGTCTTTGACATCGATCTGTTGGCGCGCCGCCTGATCGATGTCACCGGCTGGCTGGCCGGCCAGCCCGAGACAGCCGCGCTGCCGGTCGGCTATTTCGGTGCCAGCACCGGTGCGGGCGCGGCCCTGGTCGCCGCGGCCGACCCGCGCGTGACCCTCGCGGCGGTCGTATCCCGCGGCGGGCGACCGGATCTCGCCGGTGCTGCCTTGGCCAGGGTCCACGCACCGACGCTGCTGATCGTGGGTGGCCGCGACGATGTGGTGCTGGAACTGAATCGACAGGCCCAGGCGCGGATCCCCGGAGAGTGCGAACTGACCGTGGTGCCCGGCGCGACTCACCTCTTCGAGGAACCCGGCACGCTGGACCAGGTCGCGGTCCTGGCCCGCGACTGGTTCGTCGACCATATGAGCCAGGTAGCCTCCACGCCGAAGCCTTAA
- a CDS encoding DUF5709 domain-containing protein, with the protein MSAHYESGPAAGEYSVEDDNQLQQEDTLIDRGVDDILDEGYSPPERLYGPGAFGPSESIEDILAEEEPDPAARINVVLDEAEQRSSDASEREAEFPQRREVGTARAGRLIAPDMGFGEDEDEELFATDVGISGGAASAEEAAVHIIDEED; encoded by the coding sequence ATGAGCGCGCACTACGAGTCCGGCCCCGCCGCAGGCGAATACAGCGTCGAGGACGACAACCAGCTTCAGCAAGAGGACACCCTGATCGATCGCGGTGTGGACGACATCCTCGACGAGGGTTACTCGCCTCCCGAAAGACTGTACGGACCTGGCGCATTCGGCCCGTCCGAAAGCATCGAGGACATCCTCGCGGAGGAGGAGCCGGATCCGGCAGCTCGAATCAACGTCGTGCTCGACGAGGCCGAGCAGCGGAGCAGCGATGCATCCGAGCGTGAGGCCGAATTCCCGCAGCGGCGCGAAGTGGGTACCGCACGGGCCGGCCGGCTTATCGCTCCGGACATGGGATTTGGCGAAGACGAAGACGAGGAGTTGTTCGCGACAGACGTCGGAATCAGTGGAGGTGCGGCGTCGGCCGAGGAAGCCGCCGTGCACATCATCGACGAAGAAGACTGA
- the polX gene encoding DNA polymerase/3'-5' exonuclease PolX, which yields MRSNDVAAETLQELADLIAISGGDPYRVRAYEKAARSVAGYPLDLDGLDRKGLLAIPAVGAHTADKLLELRQTGHIAALEDLHAQLPAGLRALLGIPGLGPKRAHQVYEELGISSMPELLNALHDEQLRNLKGWGETSERNLARAIRQMQEVGGRMPLAIALDVAEDLVARLAALPQVSRVDYAGSLRRMRDTVGDIDLLAAADDDPASVMDHFCSMPLVDRVLAHGPTKSSVVTTKGIQVDLRVIPAAVWGAALQYFTGSKAHNIRIRELAVRAGLKLSEYGLFRADDDRLLASADEADIYAKLGLPWIPPVLREDRGEVEAALAGHLPALVEAADLLGDLHVHTDLTDGLAGLDEMVAAAASRGYRYCAITDHAPQLAMQRMTRDKALQQRSKLPELACRHRIEVLHGIELNIAADGSLDWDDDFLSGFDILIASVHSDFDQTRDEMTKRLLAAIEHPYVNVIGHPTTRVLGRRPPIEFDVDSVFAAAARTRTALEINAFPDRLDLCDELVRRAREYGVVFAIDTDSHAVPHLDYVRYGVAVAQRGWVSAGEVINTWPLRRLRKFLAKGRGRRR from the coding sequence ATGCGTTCGAATGACGTCGCGGCCGAGACGCTGCAGGAGCTGGCCGATCTGATCGCGATCTCCGGTGGCGATCCCTACCGGGTCCGCGCCTACGAGAAGGCGGCCCGCTCGGTCGCCGGTTACCCGCTCGACCTCGATGGGCTCGACCGCAAGGGCTTGCTGGCCATTCCGGCCGTCGGCGCCCACACGGCCGACAAGCTGCTAGAACTTCGGCAGACCGGGCACATCGCCGCTCTCGAGGACCTGCATGCGCAGCTGCCCGCGGGTCTGCGCGCCCTACTGGGAATCCCCGGGCTCGGACCCAAGCGAGCCCACCAGGTCTATGAGGAGCTGGGCATCTCGTCGATGCCGGAGCTGCTCAACGCGCTGCACGACGAACAGCTGCGCAACCTGAAGGGCTGGGGCGAGACCAGCGAACGCAACCTGGCCCGGGCGATCCGCCAAATGCAGGAAGTCGGCGGCCGCATGCCACTGGCGATCGCTCTGGACGTCGCCGAGGATCTGGTCGCGCGGCTCGCCGCGCTACCGCAGGTGAGTCGCGTCGACTACGCGGGATCCTTGCGGCGGATGCGCGACACTGTCGGCGACATCGACCTGCTGGCCGCCGCGGACGACGACCCGGCATCGGTCATGGACCACTTCTGCTCCATGCCGCTGGTGGACCGCGTGTTGGCCCATGGCCCTACGAAGTCTTCGGTGGTGACGACCAAGGGCATCCAGGTGGACCTGCGGGTGATACCGGCGGCGGTGTGGGGCGCGGCGCTGCAATACTTCACCGGGTCCAAAGCCCACAACATTCGCATCCGCGAGTTGGCGGTACGGGCCGGGCTGAAGCTGTCGGAGTACGGACTCTTCCGTGCCGACGACGACCGGCTACTGGCATCGGCCGACGAAGCCGACATCTATGCCAAGTTGGGGCTGCCCTGGATCCCGCCGGTGCTACGCGAAGACCGCGGGGAAGTCGAGGCCGCCCTGGCGGGCCATCTGCCCGCTCTGGTCGAGGCGGCCGACCTTCTCGGCGACCTGCATGTGCATACCGATCTCACCGACGGTCTCGCCGGGCTGGACGAGATGGTCGCCGCCGCGGCCAGCCGTGGATACCGCTATTGCGCCATCACCGATCACGCCCCGCAGCTGGCGATGCAACGAATGACGCGGGACAAGGCCTTGCAACAGCGCAGCAAGCTGCCTGAGTTGGCCTGCCGCCACCGCATCGAGGTGCTGCACGGCATTGAACTCAACATCGCCGCCGACGGATCCCTTGACTGGGACGACGACTTCCTGTCCGGCTTCGACATCCTGATCGCTTCGGTGCACTCCGACTTCGACCAGACCCGCGACGAGATGACCAAACGTCTGCTCGCTGCCATCGAGCATCCCTACGTCAACGTCATTGGCCATCCGACCACCCGCGTCCTCGGTCGTCGCCCGCCGATCGAGTTCGACGTCGACTCAGTCTTCGCGGCCGCGGCACGCACCCGTACCGCGTTGGAAATCAACGCATTTCCCGACAGGCTGGACCTGTGTGACGAACTCGTCCGTCGCGCCCGCGAGTACGGCGTTGTCTTCGCGATCGATACCGATTCGCACGCCGTGCCGCATCTCGATTACGTCCGCTACGGCGTTGCCGTCGCCCAGCGCGGCTGGGTTTCCGCCGGTGAAGTGATCAACACCTGGCCGCTGCGCCGGCTGCGGAAGTTCCTTGCGAAGGGGCGTGGCCGACGGCGTTAG
- a CDS encoding DUF4185 domain-containing protein: MSAILRSVSLSMASAAAVGLVFVVGPAPSAHATPCGAPEANVEPPAAQPAIPAPQPVVQPPTGRRPTHTNDQAPLPRLGPLISSFIRPAIPRQAAPMRPQAEVLPPGPNPPVPNLPQPPNAGQLQPNAAPVPQPAPAPPPPSIAGAPTSLVDWVTGPDGPNKTLQRFSISGTDLGIAWDNGDPVNRQVLMAFGDTFGYCKVKGQQWRYNTLFRSSDRDLSHGIHIADGIPNDRYSGSPVWTTSLSKQVVNTIHKAAHETGIIPTAGISIGRTQYMSYMSIRQWGRDGEWSTNYSAIARSNDNGQNWGIFPTSIRTASPDAIPGAGFTPGNENFQMGAFLKGNDGYLYQFGTPSGRGGAAFLSRVPPGQLPDLTKYQYWNGDNGGRWVPNNPGAATPIFPGPVGEMSAQYNTYLKQYLVLYTNGGSNDVVARTAPAPQGPWSPEQPLVSSFSMPGGIYAPMIHPWSSGRDLYFNLSLWSAYDVMLMHTVLP, from the coding sequence ATGTCGGCGATTCTTCGAAGTGTGTCGCTATCGATGGCGTCGGCGGCCGCTGTGGGACTCGTCTTCGTGGTCGGTCCCGCGCCCTCGGCCCATGCGACCCCGTGCGGCGCGCCGGAAGCGAACGTGGAGCCGCCCGCCGCGCAGCCGGCGATACCCGCCCCCCAACCGGTCGTCCAACCACCGACGGGCCGCAGGCCCACCCACACCAATGACCAGGCGCCGCTGCCTCGGCTGGGACCGCTGATCTCGTCGTTCATCAGGCCGGCCATCCCTCGGCAGGCCGCCCCGATGAGACCGCAAGCGGAGGTCCTACCGCCCGGGCCCAACCCGCCCGTCCCCAATCTGCCGCAACCGCCGAACGCCGGTCAGCTGCAGCCCAATGCCGCCCCGGTCCCGCAGCCGGCGCCGGCGCCGCCGCCGCCCTCGATCGCGGGGGCGCCGACGTCGCTCGTCGACTGGGTGACCGGACCGGACGGCCCGAACAAGACTTTGCAGCGTTTCAGCATCTCCGGTACCGACCTCGGGATCGCCTGGGACAATGGCGATCCCGTCAACCGGCAAGTGCTGATGGCCTTCGGCGACACCTTCGGCTACTGCAAAGTCAAGGGCCAACAGTGGCGCTACAACACGCTGTTCCGCAGCTCGGACCGTGACCTGTCGCACGGAATCCACATCGCGGACGGCATCCCCAACGACCGGTACTCCGGCTCACCGGTGTGGACGACGAGCCTTTCCAAGCAGGTCGTCAACACCATCCACAAGGCAGCCCACGAGACGGGGATCATTCCCACCGCCGGCATCTCGATCGGCAGGACGCAGTACATGAGCTACATGTCCATTCGGCAGTGGGGCCGAGACGGCGAGTGGAGCACGAACTACTCGGCGATCGCCAGGTCCAACGACAATGGCCAGAATTGGGGGATTTTTCCCACCTCGATCCGCACGGCGTCCCCGGACGCCATTCCGGGAGCCGGGTTCACCCCCGGTAACGAGAACTTCCAGATGGGGGCGTTCCTGAAGGGCAACGACGGTTACCTGTATCAGTTCGGGACCCCGTCGGGCCGCGGCGGCGCGGCGTTCCTGTCGCGGGTTCCACCCGGCCAGTTGCCCGACCTGACCAAGTACCAGTACTGGAATGGCGACAACGGTGGCCGCTGGGTTCCCAACAATCCGGGCGCGGCGACGCCGATCTTCCCGGGCCCGGTGGGCGAAATGTCGGCACAATACAACACCTATCTCAAGCAATATCTGGTGCTCTACACCAATGGCGGCAGCAACGACGTCGTCGCGCGCACCGCACCCGCCCCCCAGGGACCGTGGAGCCCCGAGCAACCGCTGGTGTCGTCGTTCTCGATGCCAGGTGGCATTTATGCGCCGATGATCCATCCGTGGTCTTCCGGCCGGGATCTGTATTTCAACCTGTCGCTGTGGTCGGCATACGACGTGATGCTGATGCACACCGTTTTGCCCTAA